One part of the Solanum dulcamara chromosome 8, daSolDulc1.2, whole genome shotgun sequence genome encodes these proteins:
- the LOC129901568 gene encoding mitogen-activated protein kinase kinase kinase 20-like, translating to MEEKQEMEILWKRGRLLGKTRFGFVSLASTDSSSPLIPSLIAVKSCMLSRSRSLQHETKFLRMCEDCPHVIRCFGVKVTQEDGILLYNLLLEYASAGSLADRLLYNDELGLPEFQVQKHTKNVVLGLSFIHEKGIIHCDIKPNNILLVTDDYDTSEVAKIADFGLSLTLEQSWTQKQVLRGTKRYMAPESLLNQEYGPEADIWALGCTVYELITGTPLWKSSNSDPKFDDVLHRIKYVEPNLENAKLSKEAKDFLSNCLVKNPNLRSTASMLLNHSFLKSADNVQPPKTRKRQRGYMSICSLNAIPMLIASMFSLN from the coding sequence ATGGAGGAAAAACAAGAAATGGAAATTCTGTGGAAGAGAGGTAGACTATTAGGAAAAACAAGATTTGGTTTTGTTTCATTGGCTTCTACTGATTCTTCTTCTCCTCTCATTCCATCTCTCATTGCCGTTAAATCATGTATGTTGAGCCGCTCTCGCTCTCTTCAACATGAAACAAAATTCTTAAGAATGTGTGAAGATTGTCCTCATGTTATTCGTTGTTTCGGAGTTAAAGTCACCCAAGAAGATGGGATACTTCTTTACAACTTGCTCCTTGAATATGCCTCTGCTGGAAGTCTTGCTGATCGTCTTCTGTATAATGATGAACTAGGGTTGCCCGAGTTTCAAGTtcaaaaacacacaaaaaatgttGTTTTAGGTCTTAGTTTCATTCACGAAAAAGGGATCATTCATTGCGACATAAAGCCAAACAACATTCTTCTTGTTACTGATGATTATGATACGTCAGAGGTGGCAAAGATCGCGGATTTTGGGCTTTCCTTAACTTTGGAACAGAGCTGGACGCAGAAACAGGTGCTCAGAGGAACGAAAAGGTACATGGCACCTGAATCCCTACTTAACCAGGAGTATGGCCCAGAAGCTGATATTTGGGCACTTGGATGTACTGTTTACGAGCTGATCACTGGGACACCACTCTGGAAATCATCCAATTCAGATCCAAAGTTTGATGATGTGTTGCACCGAATTAAGTATGTGGAACCAAATTTGGAGAATGCCAAACTGTCTAAAGAGGCAAAAGATTTCCTGAGCAATTGTCTGGTTAAGAATCCAAACTTGCGTTCGACTGCAAGCATGCTCTTGAATCACTCTTTTCTGAAATCGGCTGACAATGTCCAGCCACCAAAGACGAGGAAGAGGCAACGTGGTTACATGTCCATCTGTTCACTAAATGCAATTCCAATGCTGATAGCAAGCATGTTTTCACTTAACTGA